The following DNA comes from Sphingorhabdus sp. M41.
GCAATACCGAAGACAACAGTCTGCGTGCGCAGATAGAGGAAGTGATCGACGATCACGAAAGCGATGCCGAATCCGACCCCAATAACCAGCAGGACATTTCGTCGCTCGAACTGGAAATGCTGCGCAACATGCTGCATTTCAGCGAGCATCGAGTTGACGATATAGCAGTTCCCCGGGCCGACATAATTGCTATCGAGGAAAGCTCCCCGTTCAGTGAGTTTGTCGATATTTTCTCCGAGCACGGCCACAGCCGGATTCCGGTCTACCGCGATAATCTCGACAATATTGTCGGCATGATCCACATCAAGGACATTTTCGCGATTCTCGCCAAGGGCGGCAAACACCCGGAAGATATAACACCATTTCTGCGACAGCCCCGCTTCGTCCCGGAATCCATGGGTGTGCTCGATTTGCTCGCCGAAATGCGCGCGACCCGGACTCATCTCGCCATTATTTTTGATGAATATAATGGCACCGAGGGCCTTGTCACCATCGAGGATATCGTCGAAGAAATTACCGGCGAGATTGAGGATGAGCATGATGATGAACCGGTCCCGATGCTGGTCAAGCTCGACGATGGTATCTGGGAAGCGGATGCCAGAGCGGAACTGGATGATGTTGGCGATGCCATCGACCCGGCGCTTGAAATAATCGACGAAGACGTCGACACAATCGGCGGTCTGTGCTTCGTACTGGCGGGCCATATCCCTACTGTCGGCGAGCAGTTGGAGCACCCCAGTGGCTGGATGCTGGAGATCACCGAAGCCGATGATCGCCGCGTGACCAAATTGCGCCTGCACCCGCCGCAACTGGAACATGAATAGGACGGTCAGGCGTCCGCTAGCTGCTTTGCCCGTAACCGCCAGTTTTCGGCAAGCGCTGGGATCTCCGACAGCATCTTGAGTTCCTTGCCCCGTCCCTTGTGCTGTCCGCCGACAATCAGGCCAAACAACCGGTCCAGCGGCCAATCAGGCAATGGCCGGGCCAGCTGGACAAGATCGTCCCCTGCCCGCACCATGCCTTCTTGCAATACGCGGAAATAGCTACCCGACTTCCCAGTCTTCACCACGGTTTTCAAAACATCGGTTTCGCCAAAGCGGTGATTGAGTTTCCAGCACGGCTGGCGCGCATGGCTGCATTCTATCAGCGCCTCACCCAACCGAAAAACATCCCCAAGACAGAGCCGCTCTTCCGTCAATCCGGCGCAACTGAAATTTTCACCAAATGCGCCTGGGGCATCCAACAGATCCAAATCCGGATATCGTCCCCGCCAGAACGCATAATGTTCGATCGGATAGAGATGGACCGCCTTGTCACGTCCGCCGTGATGGAGCGGATCGGCAACCTCATTTCCTTCCAGCCCTTCAAAGCCAAGCATCACGGGGCGGACTGTCGCGTTTTTGACAATGGCGCTGAATTCGCCATCATCGCGAAATGGCTTCGGGATGCCAATCAGCAGATGATCAAGCCGGGTCTTTATCATGACAGACTGCTAACCGACCAAGTTCATATTGGCAATTTCCCTTTGATTATGCTTGAAGGCGCCAATGGAAATCAGTGATCTTCGCATAGCCCTTTATAGCGGCAATTATAATTTCGTACGCGATGGCGCGAACCAGGCTCTCAACCGACTGGTCGACTATCTGCTGCGCCAGGGCGCTGCTGTTCGCGTCTATTCGCCAACCACGGATACACCGGCATTCGAGCCTACCGGCGACCTGATCAGTGTGCCATCCGTGGCTTTTCCCGGACGCGGTGAATATCGCTTTCCGACCCGCATTTCCAGCGACGTGCGGAAGGATCTCGAACAGTTTAACCCCAACATCCTGCAGATATCGAGCCCCGACCGTGTCGGACACAAGATGGTATCCTGGGCGCGTCGTCAGAATATCCCGATACTCGCCTCCGTACATACCCGTTTCGAAACCTAT
Coding sequences within:
- a CDS encoding hemolysin family protein, which translates into the protein MTDVENDNVTGTARSGSQSKEDDEPGRIWQSLKALLFGNTEDNSLRAQIEEVIDDHESDAESDPNNQQDISSLELEMLRNMLHFSEHRVDDIAVPRADIIAIEESSPFSEFVDIFSEHGHSRIPVYRDNLDNIVGMIHIKDIFAILAKGGKHPEDITPFLRQPRFVPESMGVLDLLAEMRATRTHLAIIFDEYNGTEGLVTIEDIVEEITGEIEDEHDDEPVPMLVKLDDGIWEADARAELDDVGDAIDPALEIIDEDVDTIGGLCFVLAGHIPTVGEQLEHPSGWMLEITEADDRRVTKLRLHPPQLEHE
- a CDS encoding MOSC domain-containing protein; this translates as MIKTRLDHLLIGIPKPFRDDGEFSAIVKNATVRPVMLGFEGLEGNEVADPLHHGGRDKAVHLYPIEHYAFWRGRYPDLDLLDAPGAFGENFSCAGLTEERLCLGDVFRLGEALIECSHARQPCWKLNHRFGETDVLKTVVKTGKSGSYFRVLQEGMVRAGDDLVQLARPLPDWPLDRLFGLIVGGQHKGRGKELKMLSEIPALAENWRLRAKQLADA